Within the Thermodesulfobacteriota bacterium genome, the region GGTGGTCTCGTTGAGGCCGCGCTCTCCGGTCAGCACGCCGCTGCCGGCCTTGACGACGATTCTTCTGGCGCTATTCAGAAAGGTCTGTCGGGTCTGGTTCATGATGTGTTGATACTATCGTAAATAAATGTTTTTTTAAATCCTCAATGCCTTTCCGGGCGGCCGCGGAAATCCGGAAGCAGGTTTGGAGCCCGGCGGCTTCGACGAACAGATCCGCCAGCTCGGCCGCCCCGGTGATATCCATCTTGTTTAACACCACCACCTGCGGCTTTTCAAGCAGATGCTTTCCGTACATGGCCAGCTCGTTGTTTATCGTCCGGTAGCCCCGCAGCGGGTCGTCTATATCAATGGCGGCCGCGTCAATGAGATGGACCAGGCAGCGCGTCCGCTCGATGTGCTTGAGAAACTGGATACCGAGCCCGGTGCCCGCGTGGGCGCCCTCGATCAGACCCGGAATGTCCGCCACCGCGAAGGGTTCGCTGTCCCTGATCTGGACCATGCCGAGGTTGGGGGAAAGGGTGGTGAAGGGATAATCCCTGATGGCCGGGCGGGCTGCCGAAATGACGGAAAGCAGGGTGGATTTGCCGGCATTGGGAAGACCGATAATGCCGACATCGGCCAGCAGCTTAAGCTCGAGTTTTACCCTGGCCGACTGACCGGGTTCCCCGGGCTGGGCGAATTTCGGGGAGCGGTTGGTGGAGGTGGTGAAATGTTTGTTTCCTTTACCGCCCCGGCCGCCCTTAAGGAAAGTAAACGATTCGTTGGCCACGACCATGTCCGCGATAACCTGACCGGTTTCCGCGTCGGTTATGATGGTTCCGGGAGGGATGGGGACAATGGTGTCCTGGCCGTTTTTTCCGGTCTGCTGCCGGCCTTTGCCCGGGGCGCCGTTCTGGGCGGCGAAACTTCTTCTGGTTTTAAAGTAGTGAAGGGTGCGTTTGCCCGGGTCGGCTTTGAAGATGATGTCGCCGCCGTCACCGCCGTTGCCGCCGTCAGGACCTCCCAGGGGAATGTACTTTTCACGCCTGAAGCTGACGCAACCACTGCCGCCGTGACCGGAGCTGACAGAGATAATGGCTTCGTCAATAAATTTCAAGCTGCATAAACGCTGATTTTTTTCCGCTTGCCGGAGGCCTCAAAGGCAACCACGCCGTCAATTTTGGAAAACAGGGTATAGTCCTTGCCCAGCCCGACGTTGTTTCCGGGATGAAACTGGGTTCCCAGCTGGCGGACGATGATGCTGCCCGCCGTTACTTTCTGTCCGCCGAATCTTTTAACGCCCCGTCTCTGGCCCCGGCTGTCCCGGCCGTTTCTTGAGCTTCCGGCTGCTTTTTTATGAGCCATGTGTACACCTCAACAGTATGCTTAACTTTTATGACAACAATAAATCAGTCGTATCAAGCGGCTTCGATGGCATCGACCTTGACGGCCGTGAAGGACTGTCGGTGTCCCTGGGTCTTTCGAAACCGTTTTCTTCGCCTGAACTTGAAAATAAGGACTTTTTTCGCCCTGTCCTGCTCAACGATGTGCGCCCGAACGGAAACGTTTTTCAGCAGGGGTTGCCCGATGCTGACCTTGTCGGCATCGGCAAACATAAGAACCTGGTCAAAAGAAACGGAATCCCCCACATCCCCGGGGATTTTTTCAATTCGCAAAACCTCGTCTTTTTCCACCCGGTACTGTTTTCCACCGGAAGCAATTACCGCGTACATGACAACTCCTTACCCTTTTGATAACGATCTTTCGTTTTATAAAAACACCTTATATTATTTAATAAACATGGATTGTCAAGCAAAAACTGCCTGAAGAGTGATTTTGAAACAGGGATTAGAGATTCAGTGCTTCTGTCCGGAATATACCCGGCGCGAACAGATCGACAATTTCGTCGGCCAGGCTTTCGGTGTTGATTTTTAGCGCGTCCTTGTTCGCTTTTAAAAGGGCAAAATAAACCGAACTGAAAATAGCGCCGACCATCATTTCACCGACATGGGTCACGTTCAGGTTTTCTTTGATGTGGTTATTGTGCATGCCCAGCTTGAAGTCATTGTAAGCGATGATGATAATTTTTTCTTCGAGTTTCCGGGTGGCTTCAGCCAGTTCCGTCGGCAATCCAAATCCCATGGTCATGGCGATATTGAAGATGTCCGGGTCGGCCACCAGGAACGCCACCGTTGTTCTGATGCGAAGCCGCAGGTAGTTGATCGGCGTGATCGTTTTGAGGTCAACCGCCGATATATCCTTTAAAATGGATATCTCCCATTGCTGGTAGGCGTTTTCCAGCAGGGTGATAAAAATATCCTGTTTGTTTTTAAAATACTGATAGATCGTTCCCCGGGCGATCTGGGCTTCCTTGGTAATATCCGAAATCTGGGTGCGGTAATAACCGTAGGTTGAAAAAAGCCGTTTGGAGCAATCCAGAATCAGTTGTTTGCGTTCTTCCGCTTTCATTTTATATATATCCTTGATGTCTCTGTTTTTAATTCGTCAAAAACATGTTCCCGAGTTTTAGTGCCAAGTCGCCTCCAAGTCCAGAGCGAAACATAAACGAGCGTATTTTTTTTGTTGACAAGCGAACAACAAAAACATAGAACTGACATGTCAGTTCAATTTTTATGAATTGTAAACTGCCAAAAAACAAAAGTCAACATACGGAGGCATCCTTTTTTTCAAATTGCAGGATGAACTCGTAAAAAAATTAAAAATGGACGGAAGGAGGTGGTAAAGCAGGCAGTTTGACATGTCCATGCGCCGATCCGGCAGTCGGCGGGTGAACATAAGATTTTCTGGTTGACAGATACCATATGGGATGAATATAACTTAAAAATTTTAGGACATTCAACAATGTCCGGACAGGAGAAAAGGTATTATGGATATTCCGACGGGATTGAGTATTAAAGATTTACTGCTGGATTTTTCACCCAAAATGGCCAAAGAAATGATCGCCAAGAGCGGCGCTGCCGCTGAACTGGCGGACACCGAGTTTTCCATGGTGGTGGATGTTTCCGGAACCAAGTATAGCTATGTGGTTAAAAACGGAAAGGATTTTGACGTCAAGGAAGGTTCTCTGGACAAGCCCATGGTGGTTATCGGCATTGCCGAAGAAGACCTGAAGAAGATGATCGAAACCAACAGCCTGGATATGCTCCTGGGCATTCAGAGCGACCTGAACAAGAGAAAGTATCAGGCCCTCAAGAGCCTGAAGGGAAAAATGACGGCGAAACTGGCCAATGCCGATGGTAGCGTCGTTACCATCTCCACGGTCTTCAACGGATCGGAAACCCCGGCGGCGACATTCAAGATGAAGATGTCCGATTCCATCGCCCTGGTCAAAAAAGAGACCAACCCGGTCAATCTGTTCATGTCCGGCGGCATGCAGATCGAAGGCGACATGGCCTTTGCCATGCAGACCCAGCCGCTGTTTACTTAATAAGAAGTGGTTTTTGGAAGTTTTTATTTCATTCATCCCATATGGTAATTCAACAGAACGTTTTATGAACCTGCCGACAGAAGGAGATGCGCCTTGACTGCGAAAATGCCGTGGCTCAAAGAGTACAAGGTCTTTGGTATCCCCGAAACGCTGGCCCCTTATCCGGACAAACCGGTCGGCTCCATTCTGGATGAAGCCGCCCGCATGTTCAAGCGGACCGGGGTGATCCAGAACAATTTTAAAATGACCTATCCCGAGGTGAAGGATCATGCCGATCGACTGGCCTGTGCCCTGGTCGACAAAGGACTGAAAAAAGGCGACCGGGTGGCGACGATTCTGCCCACGTCCATTCAGTTCTTCATCGCGGATTATGCCATTGCCAAGGCAGGGCTGGTTCAGATACCGAGCAGCAATCTGGAGCCGCCGGCCCATCTGGAGCATAAATTTTCCAAGGGAACGCCCCGGGCCATTATCTGCCTGGACGAGGACCTGGCCGAGGTGAAGCAGGTCATGGAAAAGGTGAAAATCGAATACCTGATTGTCACCAGGCTGGATGACTACTCCCTGGCGCCGCCGGCAAAACATGCCGATCTGGGTATGGCCAACGCCTTCTGGATGACCGATCTGATCCGGGCAACCGAACCGAGGCCGCTGAATATCACCTTTGACGTGGAGAAAGACCTGGAACTGCTGCTGTTCACCGGCGGCACCACCGGGCTTCCCAAGGGTTGCATGCTGACGCACCGGAATATTTACGCCAACGCGATCCAGTCCAGCTGGGCCCAGGGTGCGGCCAGCCGGGTGGTCAGAGGGGCCATTTCGGTTCTGTTCGGCCTGCCCATGTTTCACTCTTACGGTCATATTATTCTGCATGTTCTGACTATCCTGGGAGCCGACCAGATTCTGATTACCGACGCCCGGGACACCAAGACCATGGTGGATATGATCAAAAAGTACCGGCCGCTCATGCAGATGGGCGTGCCCACGCAGTTTCTGAAAATTGCTCATGAAGAACTGCAGGGCATGGGCATGCTCGGCATTTCGGGCTCCGCGCCCCTGCCGCCGAGTACCCAGGCGGAGTTTGAGAAAAAATCCAGTGGCGCCATCATGGAAGGCTACGGCCTTTCGGAGATGTCACCCTGTACGCACCTGAACACGTCGTTTCTCGTCAGGCTGGCCGGCGGCCGGCTGCCGCAACAGCTCAACAGCGCCTTTTTGAGCTTTCCGGGCGTGGCGCCGGTCGTCAATCAGGGGCTGCGACTGGTGGGCAGCAAGACCATCGGCACCGTGGCCGGCAAGTTTATCTCCTTCAAGGTCAAGAGCACCGGCGGGGAAAAGAAGAAGAAATCCTCCGGCGAGAAAAGAGGCGCGGTGGGCATTCCCTTTCCGGACACGGAGATCATGCTGATCGACGTGGATTCGGGCGTGCCGCTGACCGACGAAGAAATTCTGGCCGGTAAAAGAGGCGAAATGTGCCTGAAAGGACCCCAGCGGATGCTGGGCTACTGGCCGGACCCCGGCAACGGGCTGGACGAGAACGGTTATGTCCGTACCGGAGACGTGGTGACCGTGGACAAGGACGGCTATTTTTATATCGTTGACCGGACCAAGGACATGGTCAATGTTTCCGGATATAAAGTATATACCAGAGAAATCGATGATATCCTGTGTTCCCATCCCAAGGTGGAAATGGCGGCAACCGTCGGCATTCCCGACCCGGACCGGGAAGGCAGCGAGCGGGTGGTCGCCTACGTGCAGCCCAAAGCCGCCTACATGGACACGCTGAAACCCGATGAAATCATAGACTTTTTAAAAGAGCAGGTGGCCAAATACGCTGTTCCCAAAGCGGTTCAGATCGTGGAAACCATGCCCCTGACGGAGGTCCAGAAGCTGGACAAAAAGCGGGTA harbors:
- the rpmA gene encoding 50S ribosomal protein L27, which encodes MAHKKAAGSSRNGRDSRGQRRGVKRFGGQKVTAGSIIVRQLGTQFHPGNNVGLGKDYTLFSKIDGVVAFEASGKRKKISVYAA
- the rplU gene encoding 50S ribosomal protein L21, yielding MYAVIASGGKQYRVEKDEVLRIEKIPGDVGDSVSFDQVLMFADADKVSIGQPLLKNVSVRAHIVEQDRAKKVLIFKFRRRKRFRKTQGHRQSFTAVKVDAIEAA
- a CDS encoding AMP-binding protein; its protein translation is MTAKMPWLKEYKVFGIPETLAPYPDKPVGSILDEAARMFKRTGVIQNNFKMTYPEVKDHADRLACALVDKGLKKGDRVATILPTSIQFFIADYAIAKAGLVQIPSSNLEPPAHLEHKFSKGTPRAIICLDEDLAEVKQVMEKVKIEYLIVTRLDDYSLAPPAKHADLGMANAFWMTDLIRATEPRPLNITFDVEKDLELLLFTGGTTGLPKGCMLTHRNIYANAIQSSWAQGAASRVVRGAISVLFGLPMFHSYGHIILHVLTILGADQILITDARDTKTMVDMIKKYRPLMQMGVPTQFLKIAHEELQGMGMLGISGSAPLPPSTQAEFEKKSSGAIMEGYGLSEMSPCTHLNTSFLVRLAGGRLPQQLNSAFLSFPGVAPVVNQGLRLVGSKTIGTVAGKFISFKVKSTGGEKKKKSSGEKRGAVGIPFPDTEIMLIDVDSGVPLTDEEILAGKRGEMCLKGPQRMLGYWPDPGNGLDENGYVRTGDVVTVDKDGYFYIVDRTKDMVNVSGYKVYTREIDDILCSHPKVEMAATVGIPDPDREGSERVVAYVQPKAAYMDTLKPDEIIDFLKEQVAKYAVPKAVQIVETMPLTEVQKLDKKRVRALATEMFADRIKSHP
- a CDS encoding TetR family transcriptional regulator — its product is MKAEERKQLILDCSKRLFSTYGYYRTQISDITKEAQIARGTIYQYFKNKQDIFITLLENAYQQWEISILKDISAVDLKTITPINYLRLRIRTTVAFLVADPDIFNIAMTMGFGLPTELAEATRKLEEKIIIIAYNDFKLGMHNNHIKENLNVTHVGEMMVGAIFSSVYFALLKANKDALKINTESLADEIVDLFAPGIFRTEALNL
- the obgE gene encoding GTPase ObgE — its product is MKFIDEAIISVSSGHGGSGCVSFRREKYIPLGGPDGGNGGDGGDIIFKADPGKRTLHYFKTRRSFAAQNGAPGKGRQQTGKNGQDTIVPIPPGTIITDAETGQVIADMVVANESFTFLKGGRGGKGNKHFTTSTNRSPKFAQPGEPGQSARVKLELKLLADVGIIGLPNAGKSTLLSVISAARPAIRDYPFTTLSPNLGMVQIRDSEPFAVADIPGLIEGAHAGTGLGIQFLKHIERTRCLVHLIDAAAIDIDDPLRGYRTINNELAMYGKHLLEKPQVVVLNKMDITGAAELADLFVEAAGLQTCFRISAAARKGIEDLKKHLFTIVSTHHEPDPTDLSE
- a CDS encoding SCP2 sterol-binding domain-containing protein translates to MDIPTGLSIKDLLLDFSPKMAKEMIAKSGAAAELADTEFSMVVDVSGTKYSYVVKNGKDFDVKEGSLDKPMVVIGIAEEDLKKMIETNSLDMLLGIQSDLNKRKYQALKSLKGKMTAKLANADGSVVTISTVFNGSETPAATFKMKMSDSIALVKKETNPVNLFMSGGMQIEGDMAFAMQTQPLFT